The genomic region CTGGCCGGATTTTTTCGGACCATCAGATCGATTTCCTCCCTTGTAATACCTTCCTTCAACAACCCTTCTATAAAGGCCCGTAACCCATCGGGATGAATAGGATTCATGGCCTGGCCTAAATCAGAAGATAGGATGTAATATTGAGCCCCAACGGTTTTGATTGCCCTGGCTATGTCAGATAAAGGAACATGGCTCCAATTTCGCATCCAGGCCTGATGGGCTTGAGGACCCATGAGGGTTCCAATAAAAGCATGCTCCATGTAGCCGCCCATCCGGGCTACTTCCTTCATGTCTTCCAGGGAAAGTCGAACCGGATCTTGCATGGCATGGGTAACCAGAATTTTCTTAACCCCCATCTCCCTGGCCACCGGAATGAGGGTTAAAATTTCTTTGGCCGAACTATGCCCCATTTCCAGTATCAGATTGTTTTCAGCAATAATTTTAAAGACTTCCAGAAGTTCAGGAACCGGTTTTCCGTTCTCGTCCAATAGATTAACCCCCTTTCGGTTTTCCTTAAAGAACTGAATATGGTTGACAGCATCCAGGGTCGGAAGCCACACTACCTTACCCCGCTGACCGGTAAAATTAACCATTCGCCGAACGGCTTCCGGGTTTATCCCACCTACGGCCTTATTCAAAACTATCCCGCCGAAAACCTCTATACCCGGAACAATTTTTTGAGCGATATAGGCCCGATCTGCCGTCATGGTCAGATGATTCTTTAGTACAATGGCCCGCATTTTGTACTCCCTTGCCTTTGCTGCGATTTCAATATCGTCAATACTTCTGGCCGATTCATCAGGAGCAGAGTGTACATGGAAATCGATGGCTCCCTCCAAAGGATTGCCCTGAAGACTCGGTGGAAAAACCCCTTGAGCAGAACTTAACCGGCTAACCAGGCTTAATAGAAGTATGCCCCCTATGCATCCAAAAAATAAACGTTTTGTCATGGCATTGTATCTGAAAGTGTTTCCCACAATGATGCAAAGGATTTCATAGTCTAAAATCCAGGGGTTCCTTTTCGTTACCTTAGAATAAAATTTGCATCTTTGTGAGAAAAATCAGGTTTGATTCAAATTGGTAGACGTTAATTTGAAAAATTCTCCCTTGCAAAATGGGAAAACTCCTATCAACAGTTAACGCAACTTTATCCTTCAGTCAAATAAAATCCTTGACTACTTAAGAGGATGGTATAAACTCGTCCTTCAGGAGGTAAATTATCTATGCCAGTGCCAAGGAAACTCGGGGAAATCTTAGTCGAAGAGGGACTTATCACCGCAGATCATTTAAATCAGGCCCTTGAAAGACAAAAAGAAACCGGGCGGCAACTCGGTGCCATTTTAATAGAAATGGGCTTTTTAAAGAAAGAAGAATTATTAACCTGTTTAAAGGAAAGGTTTGGGATCTCCTCTGCAAATCTTGATTCGGTATCCTTTATTGAACCGAACCTTCTTAAATTAATTCCCCGGGATACCGCTGAAAAATATGTAGCGATCCCTTTGGAACTCAAGAATCGAAAGTTAGTGGTAGCCATGGCAGATCCTTTAAATATGGCAGATATAGATGACATTCAATTCAGAACCGGTTACAGTACTATACCGGTTTTTGCTTTTGAGTCCGATCTAAGAAAGGCGATAAATAAATTTTACAGTCAAAGTGAAAAGCAGACCCCAGAAGTCGGTAAATTGTCAGGAGGAACCGTATCGGACTTAGAAAGCAAGGAGATCTATGGAGAAACCGATGAAATTGAAGGAACTTCTTCTACTGAAGAAGAAATAGAAGTGATCTCTTTGATGGAGCTGGATTCTCCTATCAATAAATTTTTACATGGTATCTTTAGCACGGCGGTTCAAAATCATGTTGATGAAATTCACATGGAGTTTTACCCGGATGGAGGTCGTGTACGGTACCGAATGGATAATGTCTTGTATGAAGTGCTGGGATCCAGCCGGCCTGCGAAAAGTGCTTTGTTAAATCGATTAAAGCGATTGCTGGGATTAGAAGCCCTGGTGAAGTCCGATTTCCAGAAAAAATATGTCAAGCTTAAACTCGGAGATCATTTTCCTCTACTAGATCTTTCTGTGTTTTCTTGCCCTTTGGACGGGGGAGAGAAGATTTTGTTCAAATTAAAGAATAGATCCTCTCCTCTAAATTTAGACCGATTGGGTCTGGAAGCCTCTACGGTCAAGAATTTACAAGAAATCCTTAGAAAACCTACGGGATGTACGCTGGTTACCGGACCGATTCGAAGTGGAAAAATGACTACCCTCTATACCTTACTCTGCCTGGCAACACCTCCAGAACTTAACAAGATGACCTTAGAAGATGCCACAGCCTATTCTCTAAAAGGGGTTAACCAGATTATGGTATCCCCGGAAGAGGGATTTACTTACCTTACAGGCCTTCAATTTATCAAGGCTCATCTGCCGGATTTGATCATGATCGATACCTTAAGGGATCCGGAGTTGGCAGATAAAGCCTTTGATCTGGCGGCAGAAACCCGTTTGATGAGTTCTTTGGGAGCTCTGGATACCACCCAGGCCATCATGAGACTTCTTACCTACCTGCCGGCTGCTAAGCTGGCTAATAACCTTAATTGTGTGATTGCTCAAAGGTTGGTTCGTAAGATTTGTGGAAATTGTAAGGAGCCTATCATTTTGTCTGAGTCGAATATGGAGAGGCTCGGCTTTACCCCCCAGGATACCTGCTATACCGGAAAAGGATGTGCCAGTTGCGGTTATACCGGATATCAAGGAGTTACCGGAATTTTTGAAGTCTTATGGTGCTCGGATAACATCCGAAGGCTGATAATCAACGAATGCAGCGCAGAGGAGTTGAAAACGGCAGCCATACAAGAGGGAATGTCTACCTTACGAAAGAGTGGCTTGGAAAAAGTTAAACAGGGTATCACCACGCTGAACGAAGTGATACGATCCACACTTCGCTCCGCCGTGTAAAGGGATTTATGAACGAAAAAACCATCAAGATTTTATTGGAAGAAGCTGCCCTTACTCCGGAACAACTGGCTCAGGTACGAGAAGAGCAGAGAAGATCTGGAACGAGTCTTCAGATTACTCTGGATAAAATCGGGCTCGGAGAGGAAAAGATCGTAAAAATTTTAAGTGAGAAATTCCGTATTCCCATGGTGGATTGGTCCAACGTACAAATAAATCCCGAAGTTTTAAGTATCGTACCGGAAGAAAAAGCAAGGAAATATTTGGTATTTCCCCTGTCTGTGGAGCGCATGGAACGACGACAAGGCCGGATCACCCTGGCCATGGTGGATCCCCTGGATCTCGCCACACTTACCGAAATCAGCTTCATGACTGGCTGTAATATCAAACCCCTGATCGCCTCAGAATCTTCTATTCTGAATGCCATCAAGAAATACTATGGGATGGTAAGTGAAAAGATCGAAAGTCCGGAAGAAAAGGAATCCGGCGGACCTATGGGGATAGGTTTGAAGCCCTCCGTCCTGGGAGAAGAAAAAGCCTCTCCCATTAAAGGGATTGAAGAATTACGTACCCTGGCCAAAGATCTTGCAGGATCTATAGAATCCCTGGAGGAGAAAGAAGAAGTCATTCCGGCAGGACCAGAAAACCAGGCGGATAAGTGGCTTGTTCAGATTTTAACCCAGGCCTTTAAAAAGGGGGTCAGCGAAGTCCATCTGGATCCCCACGAACGGGGCTTGACGGCTCGCTATCGTATAGACGGTATTTTATATAACTTCGGAGAATCTCCCCCAGGACTGAAAAAAGCCGTTATTTCCGCTTTGAAACAACGGGGTCAAATCACGGTACCTACCGATAAAGTACCTTATCAAGGGGATCTTATCCTTAAACTGGACTCAAAGGAAAAAGTGGAATTTCTCGTTTCTATGTGCCCCACTTTTTATGGAGAAAAAATTACCTTAAAAACAAAAAAGAAGGCCACAGATTTGCTGGATGTGACCAGATTGGGGTTTGAAGAAAATACTTTAAAAATGTTTCTTAAACTCCTGGATGTTCCCGATGGTCTCATTTTAATTACCAGCCCCCTGAATGGAGGGAAAACCACGACTTTCTATGCCATCCTTCAATATCTCAATCGTCCCCATCTAAATATCGTAACGCTTGAAGATATGATCGAGTACTCTATCATGGGAATCAACCAGAGTTACCTGGAAAATCCAGAAAAGATCCGAGAAAAAGCTTTCCAATTGATGGATTATCATCCAGATGTGTTTGGGATAGGGGAAATTCTCAATAAAGAAGCGGCTCGAATCGCCTTAGATCTTTCCTCTCAAACCCTGGTCCTTGCCACCTTAACGGCCTCCGATACCGCCAGTGCCCTCCTCCAGTTCTTTTCCCTGGTAGAACCTCGTACCAACTGGGAGCGAAGTTTGGTCCTGGATTCCATTAATTGCATTGTTTCTCAGCGGCTTGTTCGACAAATCTGTCCCACCTGTAAAGAGGAACTAAAACCCCAAGGAAATACCTCTGGATTTAACAAACTCACCCTGGGCTTATCGACTTCTTCGGAAATACCTAACCCAGGAATCCCCCCAGGTCCCTCTGAAAAAGAAAGTAGTATACCTTCCTTTTATAAAGGAAAAGGATGTGCAAACTGCTATCAAACAGGTTACAAAGGCCTGACCGGTCTTTTTGAAATTATGAGAATCACCCGAGAAATTAAAGATATGGTTCTCTCAGAACCTTTAACCGGTAACCTGAGAAAAATTCTACGGGACCTGAAAATGACTACCCTGGAAAAAAGTGGGATGCAAAAGATAAAAAATGGAATAACCTCCTTTGAAGAGATTAAACGGGTACTGGCCTGGTAAAGGGTGAAAATACTCTGACCGGCCACAAAGACCTGAGAGGTAATAAAAGTTGAGAAAATTTTTACTCTGGTAAACCTGTGGTTCTTGAGGTTAGTATAAAGTATTAAACCCAAATATTCCATTTTCTTTTGTTGATGTTTGCTTTATGAACGACCCCTCTAATAAGTTCTCTAATCTCATTCATCCTCTTTCATTGGGATCGCCTTCTGCTAAAGCGAAGGAAGAGATCGAAGACCTTAAAAGCTATCTAGAAGTCTCGAGGGATTTTCAAAATGACAAGGAAGTTGATCTGATAAAGGAAATTCTCCTTCTCCTGGAAAAGGCCATTAAAGTCTGTCAGATTTATCATTCCGGTCATCCCACCTATCAGAAGTTTATCGAACTGCTTGGAAAACGCTTCGAAGTCTGTCAGACCCACATTGACCCCATCGTCCTTCGTATAGAGCAATTTGAGATTATTTTCGAAGATGAGGTGGTTTATAAAAATTCCGATAAAAACGTGAGTGTGGCCTTCAAGCTCTTCAAAGATGGCATCACCTTCCTGTCCTTTTACAAAGGACTTACCCAACAGGAAATCGTAGAGTTTGTCGGCGCTTTAGCCTTAGCTTCCAGGGATGAAAATAAAAGTGAGGATCTTCTGACCCTCTTCTGGGAGAAGGATTTCGAACATATTGCCTATCAAGTTATAGATCATTTTATTGAAACGGAATTGGCCGATAATGAGGAATATAAGGCTTTCATTGAAAAACTTAATTCAGAGTCAGGAGTTGACTTGAAGACCATCCCTCCAGAAGACCTGAGATCCGATGAGCCGACCGAAATAGCTCTGGAGTTCGGTTTTTCCCCGGAGATATTCCTTCAACCCCTCCCGGATTCCTCGGATTGGAAGAAAGAAGAACTGATTCCTCTTACTCAATCGGATTTAGAAGAGATAAAGAAAATTAAAGAGCAGATAAATACCGAAACCCCCCTCAATCTGGTTTATAAGATGACGGCCATTCTTTTTGAGGTTCTCCACTTGAGGAAAGGCCTATCCGAGTATAAAGAAATTCTAAATGTTTTAGAAAAAATCGTCGAACCGCTGGTCGCTCACGGTAATTTTTTCTCAGCCAGTGAAATCCTTCAAAAACTAAGAAGAGAAATCATCCCCTTGGCAACCCAGCTCTCTCCGGAGCATTTAAAACTCGTCCAGGATGTTATAGATCGTATAGGGAACCTGCAAGGGATAAACCGGGTTGAGATGGGGTTGAAGTCCCTTCACCCGGATCGATTAGGATGGGTCCTGGATTTTCTAACCCTTCTCAGCCCCCAGGCGATTCCTTATCTGGCCGGTTTATTAAAGAAAGTTCGCGACTCCCGGGTTCAAAAAGTTCTTTACGAGGCTATCCTGGCCTTAGGACGGGAGAATATTTCCATGCTGTTGACCGCTCTGGAGACCGGAGCCCTTCCCATGACTTCAGAAATCGTCTCCCTGATTTTAGAGCAACAAAAAACAACAGAAGAACATAGAGAAGAATGGGTACGCCTGACCCATCTTGCCCTTCATAAAGATCCTAAAGTTCGAGAAAGCCTGGCAGATGTTTTAGGTAAATTGCCTCACCCCATGTCGGGTTCTTTATTGCTAAAGCTTCTTCAAGACCCTGATCCGGGAGTTCGAAGCCGGGCTTTAACCAGCCTATCCCATTTCCATGATGACAAAATAGCCGCAGGACTCTTAAAAATCATCATTCGGAAGGATTTCAATACGAAACCTTTTGCGGAAAAAAAAGAATTTTTCAAGGCCTTAGGAAATCAGAAATCGATTAGAACGATTCCTATCTTACGCAAAATTCTTCAAAGGGAAGAGAGGTGGTTCAACCTGGGGAAATATGATGAAGTAAGGCTAGGCGCCACTCTGGCCCTGGGTATATTAGGGGCGCAAGAAGGACCCCTGGCCCTGGCAGCCCGGGAAGCCTTGAAGGAAGGAACACAATCTCGAAGGAAAATAGTGAGAGAAGCCTGTGAAAAAATTTTGAAAAAAATCGGCTCTTAGTAATTAACAAAGACTTATTATCGATTGTTAATTAGGAGGGGCTGATGGTTCATCGTGAATAAACCTACAACCTCGACTTTTCTGCCCGGAGAACTGGAAAAGCTTACGGAAAGGCAAATCGGTAAATTCGGAATAACTTTTATCCTCCAGCTTTATGGCTCGCTGAAAACCATCCACCTTCACGAATTTCATCATCCTGCCGTAGGAAAATCTCTGGAAAAACTCTACAGCACCTTAACTGACTTACAAAGCAAGATTGGGGATCTTGTCCTCCAACTGGTTGACGAGTACCTCTTTCTCAATGAGATTCGACTCCCCATCCATGCGGAAAGTTTTATGGCTTACGATGTTATAGCAAGCCGGATGAAAAGCTATCGAATAGGTGGAATGGTCTTTCTTAGAGGCGTAGATCTGGAAGAATTAAAGAAATTTATGTATCTTTTCCTCCAGATAGATTCGCAATCCCAAGAACCTTTTAAACAACTTACCGCATCCCTGCGTAACCATGCCATCACCGGTATCCGGCTTCTTCGACCGGAGGAGATCGCTAAAAACGTAAAATCCACTGCTGTAGATATTCGGGAGAAAGCTAAAATGGCCTACTTTCGAACTATTTTCGTTGCAAAGCAAACCGCTCAGGATGTTCTGGAAAAAGAGACCCTGAATGTAAGACGCGTGAAACGTGCCGTTCAGCCCATTGTAGATCTTGTGCTACAGGATGAGTTTGCTTTACTGGGGTTGATGACGATTCAGAACTATGATGCCTATACTTCTAATCATTCGGTTAATGTTTCCGTTTATTCCATTATCTTAGGACAGAGGTTGGGGCTTTCCAAAAAACAATTGGGAGATTTAGGGGTTACGGCCCTCTTTCATGACATCGGGAAAACCGAAATACCCCGTAAAGTTCTCAATAAACCTTCTAAACTAACCGACGAGGAGTGGCGTGTATTACAGGAACACCCGATTACGGCGGCTATTGCCCTGGTAAAATTGAAGGAAGTCAGTGAGTTAATCGTGAAGGCTATGATTGTAGGTTTTGAACATCATTTAAACTATGATCTCTCGGGATATCCCAAACTTACCCGACAAAGGAAACAACATCCCTTTAGCCGAATTGTAAGTATTGCTGATTGCTTTGATGCTATGACCAGTGCCCGCGTTTATAGTAAGCCTATTTCTCCGGATAATGCCCTGGCGCTCATGCTAAAAAAAAGCGGGAAAACCCATGATCCGGTCCTTTTAAAACTCTTTATCAATACCATAGGGGTTTATCCGGTAGGAACTTTGGTTCAACTTAATACCGGAGAACTCGGAATCGTTCTTCGCACCAATCCCAGGGAAATTCTACGCCCGCAAATCAAGCTGATCCTGGATAGTCAGGGCCGTAAGTTGGATGGCGAAGTGATTAATCTGGCTGCTCAGGGAGAAACCTTCAAAAGAGACATCGTCAAGGTCCTAAACCCTACCGAGTACGGAATCAATGTATCAGATTTGATGTAGCTTTGTTCCTCTTTGTGCTCTGCAGGCCGGGCTATGTGCCAAAACGAAACGAATTTTAAGGACCCCTTGAGGCCGGTAGAGGCCTGGTGGATTCATAGGTAACATGAAAATTTACCGTTATGCTAAAAAAAGCGAGAATAAAAATTTCCTTGGAACCTTTTGCCTTTTATCTTTTCTTTTACTGGCTTTTTTCATCGTGGGGTTGATTTCCGCAACTCCCTCCCCAGGCCAGAAATCCCAGGAGACTGATACCGAATCGGAACTCTTAACAAATGTGGAGGAAGTGTTCAAGGAAGTCAGTCAGATCCGAGGCCTGGAAATCAAGTATCCTATTCGGAAGGGGTTTAAATCCCAGGTAGAATTACGGGCATTTGTGCTAAAAAAGTTAGAAGAGGAGTACACCGATCAGGAAATAGCGGCTGAAACTAAAGCCATGGTTAAATGGGGGTTCTTCCCTAAGGATATACAACTTAAAGAATTACTGGTAAATCTACTGGCCGAGCAGGTAGCTGGCCTGTACGATCCCAAGGAGAAAATATTTTATATTTCCAACTGGATTCCCGGATTCCTTCAGAAACCCATCATGGCCCACGAATTGACCCATGCCCTCCAGGATCAGTATTTCGATTTGGATCAATTTTTGCGACGTGTTAAGGATAATGATGACGAGGTTCTGGCTCGAACGGCTCTTATTGAAGGGGAAGCCCTGGCCGTCATGATTGAATATCTCCTGAAGCCTCAAGGACTGGATTTCTCAACTTTAACGGATTTGATTCCCCGACTGAAAAACCAGATTTCCATTCTCGGAGGAGATTTAGGAGAGGGAAGTCAAATTCCTGAAATCATTAAAGAAACCCTTTTATTTCCCTATTTACAGGGAATTTCATTTGTTCAGACCTTCCGAAAATCCCACCCCTGGAAAGATTTCTCGGAAATTTATGCGGATCCCCCGGCTTCTTCAGAACAGATTCTCCATCCTGAGAAATACTTCGATGCTCGGGATCGCCCGATTCCCATTACCTTGGAGAGCATCTCAGATCTGTTACCGAAGGACTGGAAGGAAATTTACACCAACGTATTAGGGGAGTTAGGAATTTCTATTTTGATAAAAAAGTTTGCAGGGGAAGAAATGGCCAAACTGGCTGCGGGAGGTTGGGGGGGAGACCGATACAAACTTTTAGAAGATCCAAATACAGGAAACCTGCTGCTAATTCATTTCTCCACCTGGGATTCGCCAAAAGATGCCATGGAGTTTTTTCTGGCTTATCGGCAGGTGGTGGAAAATAAATATACTTCGGCACAACTCCTTCAATCCGAGAAGCGGAGGTATTATCTGTGGTCTACAGGGGAAGGGGAGGTGTATCTGGAAATAAAAGGAACGGATGTCCTGGTCATTGAGGGAGCCTCTGAAGACCTGCTGCCAGCCATCCAGAAAAGGTTGTGGGACAGCCGGAAAGGTTAATTTCCTTTCCGATCCTTCCTCTTTTACTCCCATATCCTTTCTCCCTTGAAACATTTTCTTAAACTTGAATTAATTTTCGTTAATTTTTAATTTTAATTCCTTGACAAACATTTTTACTTATGGTATAAAATTTGCTATTATCAAACATCGAGCTAGAGATTTCTTTTATCCCCTTTACTCCTAGATGAAAAAGGTGACGCATATGTCTAAAATATTAGGACTAGACGTTGGTGATACCAAGATAGGGATAGCTATCAGCGATAGGCTGGGTTTCATAGCTTATGGATTTGCTATCTTAAAAAGGAGAAATATCTATGGGGACATCCAGTATATACAGAGACTTATAAGAGAGCAGCATGTAGATGAATTGGTGGTCGGACTTCCTATTAAAATGGATGGACATAAAAGTAGACAAACGGAAAAAACCCTTATCTTTACTAAACTTTTAAGGAAACAACTCAATATTCCGGTACATACCTGGGATGAAAGATTAACCACTGTCGAGGCGATTAAAACCTTAAAATCCGGTAAGATTAGAAGAAAACAAAGGGCTCATTTAATAGACAAGGTGGCTGCAACCATTATACTTCAAAGTTATCTGGATAGAAAAAATTATCGAAATCATCCGGTAGATGTTTCTCTTTAAAAAATTACCCTGAGTGGATAGGAGAGGTTGTATCTGCCAATAGGTTTCGATGCCCTCTTGGCGGATATAACCGGTCCTACCGGAGTTCTTTTTCTTAAGTCTCTAAGGGAAAGAAAAAGTCTTGAAGAAAGGGACAAAATCAACCCGCCTGAAATCCAAAAGATCTCATCCAAAATGAGAGGTTATTAAATCTCCTTCAGGAGACAAAATCTATCTACCCCAGCAAGAATAAAAAAAGATAAATCTCTTCTTTCGATTCCCTTCCCTTATTAAATCTAACCTTTTTAATAAAATTCCTTGACAAGTCATAATTTAGTCATAAAGTCATAGTGATAAAGATGAGAACATTTGGAATGCGTCAAATGTGGAGAATTATAAAAACAACTGTCTTTTATCTTGGGAATAGGGTAAGCCATTTTACAATTGCTAAAAACTCTAATTATAGCTGATCAAATCACAGGAGAGAGGTTGTTATGAAAGTCTCGCTTTATGTTCCACCGGGTGGATACTTTGCAGAGAGGTGGTCTCAAGGCCATATGATGCCGGCTCTTGGAATTCTCTATATGGCAGCAGTTCTGGAGAAAAATGGAATCGATGTCGAAGTGGTACCCAGTCATGTTTTAAAGCTTTCCTGGAGAGATATTTATCGCCGAATTGAAACGGATAAACCGGATGTGGTAGGTATTACGACGACCACAGAAAACAGATTTTTAGGCTTTAAGCTGGCCAAAGTGGCCAAGAGGGCTTATCCAGAAACCTTTGTAGTGATGGGAGGTCCCCATTTTAATGGGACGGCCCATGATACCCTTCTCCATCTTCCCTTTGTCGACGGTGTGGTGTCCGGTGAAGGAGAGATGACGCTTCTGGAGTTGGTTAAAGCCCTGGAACAGAAAGGTGACCTGAAGGATATTCAGGGACTTTCCTTCCGAAAGGACGGCCATATCCTTCACAACCCCAAGCGGGTTCTCGTCCCCGACCTTAATGAATTACCCTTACCGGCCCGACATCTGGAACCTTGGAAGGCTTATAACTTTACCATGGACATCCCGGGTAAGGGCCCCGTACCTGCCGGGAATATGATGACCAGTCGGGGCTGTCCGTTTACCTGTACCTTCTGCGCAACCCCTACCAATTGGGGCCGGAAAGTGCGCGGGTTGACCCCTGAAAACGTGGTGAAGGAAGTCGAACATCTCATGGAACATTATGAAGCCCAGGCCATCTGGTTCTACGACGATACCTTTAATTACAATCCCAAACGCCTGGAGAAAATTTGTGATTTGATGATTGAGCGAAAATTAAATGTAAAGTGGTATTGCGAGATCCGGGTTGATGTCATGAGCAAACGACTCCTGGCAAAAATGGCAGAAGCCGGACTTTACTACGTAGGATTCGGCATTGAATCGGCTTCGGAGCGGGTTTCCAGGGATATTGTAACTAAACAGGCCACTTTACAAGAGGCCTACGACGTGATCCGATGGTCCTTAGAGTTTGGAATAATTCCCAACCCATTCTTTATCTTTAGCCATCCTACCGAAACCTGGGAAGAAGCCCAGGAAACCATCCGGGTCATCGAAGAGACCCGAGCCATGGGATGCGATGTCAGTGCTTCTATTACCCATATTTATCCCGGTACGCCCCTGGAGCAAAGAGCGAAGGCAGAAGGAAAGCTTCCCAAAGATTTCTCCTGGACCAAGAAAAATGACCGGCGGGTCATCCTTCTGACCGCAGCCCAGGGACACGCGCCTTTGTATATCGATAAGTTAACCTGGAGTCAAATCTGCGAACTCATCTTTCGATTCTCCAATGTCCACAGAAAAATATCCCTGTATCGGAAGATTCCCATCGTATTGAAAAGTATACGCTCTTGGGGAGATGTGTATCGTTACTCGGTAATGGCCTTTGTCTTCGCCAGGCTAAAACTTCGAAGGTTGTTCGATCGAAACAAGCAACAATCCCCGCCTCCTCTTAAAATGGAGAGCGCTATGCCGAGCTCACAGGGCTGACCCTGATCGGTTCGTTGTCTGTTGCCCATCGTCCATGGCAAATGAAACAGACAACAGACAACGAACCCCAAACCCCACGTGGATAAGCCTCAAACCAAATTTCAATCCTCTCTCACGGATATCCGAAAATCCGCAATCCAGAAATACCGGAATACCGTGGTCGGGAAAGAAGATGTTTTTTCTCTGATCCGATATGAATTGATCACCTCCCTCCTCGGTGGCTTGCCGGGAGCCGTGGGTTTTCTCCTCCGCCAGATTTTTTATCGCTCTCTGTTTGCCCAGGTAGGTCACGGGGTGGTGTTTGGTCGCTATCTAACCTTGCGACATCCCCACAAAATAAAAATCGGTCATAATGTTATCATCGATGACTACTGCCTGCTAGATGCCAAGGGGTGCAAAGAGGGGGATTTTATTCTGGGAAACAACGTATTGATCAGCCGAAATTGCATTTTAAGCTGTAAGGAAGGCTTTCTGAGGGTTGGAGATAACACCAATTTTGGAGCTAACTGTAGCCTCTACTCTGTGAGTCGTATCGATATTGGATCGGATGTATTATTCGCGGCGAATTGTTATATAGGAGGTTCCATGTATTATTTCCATCGAACTGATATGCCACCCATTCAGCAAGGTTCTTACTCAAAAGGTGGCGTAGTTATTGGCGATGGGTGCTGGCTGGGAGCCGATGTCAAAGTCCTAGATGGCGTTAAAATAGGACCCGGTACCATTGTGGGTGCCGGAGCAGTGGTTCTGGAGGACGTAGAATCTTTTTCCATTGTAGCCGGTGTCCCTGCAAAACTTATCCGAAAACGAATCTAAGAATAGTCCGGTAAGCAGGGAACCCAAGGACTCTTTCCTGACCGATAAATCCGGTCATTAAACCTGTCGGAAAATTTAACTTTTTCCGTTCTTCCAATATAAGATATTTTGTAAGAAATTAGTCTAAAGAGGGTCTCTTCTAACCCATGGATCGATTCGTTAAAGCTGTTGAAGAATTTAACACCGGGCATTACTTCGAGTGCCATGATACGTTGGAAGAAATATGGATGGAAGCCATCCAGGATCGGTTTTTCTACCAGGGACTTATCCATCTGGCCGTGGGTTTTTATCATCTGCTCAATGAAAATTATGCCGGGGCCGAAAGTCAACTGTCCAAAGGACTCCTCAAGCTGGAGGGTTTTAGACCGGTCTATCAGGGTATTGAGCTCTCTCAGCTCTTGAATAAGGTCCAAATCTGCCTGTCCCAGGTTCAAGCTCTCAAAGCAAAAACCCTGGACCGGTTTGATCTCTCCTTGATTCCTAAGATCGAGTGGGTTTGAAATCTGAAGGTCAGGTATGGGTCAATCCAATTGGATAATGGGAATCGATGTGGGGGGAACTTTCACCGATTTAATG from Candidatus Limnocylindrales bacterium harbors:
- a CDS encoding DUF309 domain-containing protein, producing MDRFVKAVEEFNTGHYFECHDTLEEIWMEAIQDRFFYQGLIHLAVGFYHLLNENYAGAESQLSKGLLKLEGFRPVYQGIELSQLLNKVQICLSQVQALKAKTLDRFDLSLIPKIEWV